The proteins below come from a single Pichia kudriavzevii chromosome 2, complete sequence genomic window:
- a CDS encoding uncharacterized protein (PKUD0B03120; Pfam Domains: Aa_trans(5.4e-13)), with amino-acid sequence MSDLKPVTSAESVLANVISNNANALNNFPNSANLDELDEFYDVPLEEFLYHAQLQRELEKSPDYGEAAPTIPLWEVIRVKLLNKEPRNVDGVKYVQDSNSSHTDEKDLVPSEINDTLITEKENANRMLRVASWGSVFYLITTDILGPTSAPYAISELGYVPGALLYFLFGVCAAYCGALLWKQYLMLDSIKYPLRNYGDVVGRIFNKQTRYAIDFFQAVQLFCNVAVIILGNGQGLSQIAKGKGCYTILIFVWAVAGAIVGQIRSLAKFGFLANAAIWMNVFVIIATMACASAFPPNYTAAAGTNNVSMGAVVTKVVISGAGDMFQSQLNACMNIVYSYGGALVFVEFMAEMKRPWDFWKGMAAAQMFIFTVYLVFAMVVYHYQGQFVINPANQGISNYGWQTATNVINLVSALIAAGLYGNVGIKVLYSSVFQRFFKFPSLDSRFGVWIWAGFVCVYWAIAFVFAAAIPNFSSLVSLIGAVCILQFSYTFPFIMQFVFDLQLGAMQGDGEYDHVNKVTHRVDSWRNFSRWWRGYKAFWFRNTCHLILFLASAATAGLGIYASAMSLKEAFDSGSTTSFTCKSPVA; translated from the coding sequence ATGTCTGACCTTAAACCGGTAACAAGTGCCGAAAGTGTGCTTGCAAATGTTATTTCTAACAATGCCAATGCATTGAACAATTTCCCAAACTCTGCCAATCTTGATGAATTGGACGAATTCTATGATGTTCCATTAGAGGAATTCTTGTATCATGCTCAATTACAAAGAGAGCTAGAAAAATCACCAGATTATGGTGAAGCAGCTCCTACTATCCCATTGTGGGAGGTCATCAGAGTCAAGCTTTTGAACAAAGAACCAAGGAACGTTGATGGTGTCAAATACGTTCAGGATAGTAACTCCTCTCATACTGATGAAAAGGATCTCGTTCCATCAGAAATAAATGACACATTAATTACAGAGAAGGAAAACGCAAATAGAATGCTGAGAGTTGCCTCTTGGGGTTCTGTGTTTTACTTGATCACAACCGATATCTTGGGTCCTACCTCTGCTCCTTATGCCATTTCAGAGTTGGGTTACGTTCCTGGTGCCTTGCTTTACTTCCTCTTTGGTGTCTGTGCTGCATACTGTGGTGCTTTATTGTGGAAACAATACTTGATGCTAGACTCCATCAAGTATCCTTTGAGAAATTACGGTGATGTTGTTGGTAGGATCTTCAACAAGCAAACCAGGTATGCAATTGACTTCTTCCAAGCGGTTCAATTGTTCTGTAATGTTGCAGTTATTATCTTGGGTAACGGTCAAGGTTTGTCACAAATTGCCAAGGGCAAGGGATGCTATACCATCTTGATTTTCGTGTGGGCAGTGGCTGGTGCCATTGTTGGTCAGATCAGATCTCTAGCTaagtttggttttcttGCTAATGCTGCAATTTGGATGAACGTCTTTGTCATCATTGCCACCATGGCGTGTGCAAGTGCGTTCCCTCCAAACTATACTGCTGCTGCAGGTACCAACAATGTTTCCATGGGTGCGGTTGTTACTAAGGTTGTGATTAGCGGTGCAGGTGATATGTTTCAAAGTCAATTGAACGCTTGTATGAATATTGTCTACTCCTATGGTGGTGCATTGGTGTTCGTTGAATTCATGGCTGAAATGAAACGTCCATGGGACTTCTGGAAAGGTATGGCAGCAGCACAGATGTTTATCTTCACTGTTTACTTGGTGTTTGCCATGGTCGTTTACCACTACCAGGGTCAATTTGTCATTAACCCAGCCAACCAAGGTATCTCCAACTACGGCTGGCAAACTGCCACCAATGTGATCAACTTGGTTTCTGCATTGATTGCAGCTGGTTTGTATGGTAACGTTGGTATCAAAGTCCTATACTCCTCtgttttccaaagattcttcaagttcCCATCGCTAGACTCCAGGTTTGGTGTATGGATCTGGGCTGGGTTTGTCTGTGTGTACTGGGCCATTGCATTCGTGTTTGCAGCAGCTATTCCAAACTTCTCGTcacttgtttctttgatcgGTGCAGTTTGTATCTTGCAGTTCTCATACACGTTTCCATTTATTATGCAATTTGTCTTCGACTTGCAGCTAGGTGCTATGCAGGGGGATGGCGAATATGACCACGTGAACAAGGTTACCCATAGAGTGGACTCGTGGAGAAACTTTTCCAGATGGTGGAGGGGTTACAAGGCTTTCTGGTTCAGAAACACATGCCATCTTATCCTTTTCTTAGCTTCCGCTGCAACTGCAGGTTTAGGTATTTATGCATCGGCGATGTCCTTGAAGGAGGCTTTTGATAGCGGTTCCACTACATCTTTTACATGTAAATCTCCTGTTGCATAG